A region of Etheostoma spectabile isolate EspeVRDwgs_2016 unplaced genomic scaffold, UIUC_Espe_1.0 scaffold433, whole genome shotgun sequence DNA encodes the following proteins:
- the LOC116686653 gene encoding cytospin-A isoform X1, with the protein MKKSVRPAASKVSGDRGKAEATATAGTGKPAPKTSTTAPLSKVKSNDDLLAAMAGGNPASSNAVSRTKRTATVGTNACSLDSKPKTTSGTSFKRTTASISKEPNSSRDRLRTSRTSANKKQLVSGTTAGDVASGKRSRSHILAESDGRMSKSKSEGQISDKVALETKVKDLLGLAKSKDVEILHLRSELRDMRAQLGLGGKEAAQQEEAAEEEEEEEEEEEKKPQVSAITAADVESTLILLQEQNHAIREELNLLKSENRMLKDRLNALGFSLEQRLDASDKLFTYASLSPDLTAGSGQSDGGGTGTLTSSVEGSAPGSLEDLLTGHQHGGSADNLDSESSEVYQAVTSSDDALDAPSGASSSSESECAPSRDRSRRGSSGNASEVSVACLTERIHQMEENQHSTAEELQATLQELADLQQITQELNGENERLGEEKVILMDSLCQQSDKLELYGRQIEYLRSLLDDHHISYGLEEDIKSGRYLELEQRYGELADNARFEREQLLGVQQHLSNTLKMAEQDNAEAQEMIGALKERNHQMERIMESERQGRAAMGAALEEYKAAVSSDQAELSRCRTQLDQERQRVAELYSLHTAGDKNDICQLLEGVHQGKEEAEAKAAKLQKELEQARSELTRLQESFSKLDREYRDFQEQVQQQMAEQERVLEKQRAELQEKDTEIADMKETIFELEDEVEQHRALKLHDNLIITDLENSLKKLQDQKHDMEREIKILHRRLREESMEWRQFQADLQTAVVIANDIKSEAQEEIGDLRRRLQETQEKNEKLCKELDEVKSRKQDEERGRVYNYMNAVERDLAALRQGMGLSRRSSTSSEPSPTVKTLIKSFDSASQGPPSNGSASVTPTASAAPLPRTPLSPSPMKTPPAAAVSPIQRHSVSGSMSAAKPLSSLSDKRPSYTDITMPAEHLLRGTSASRPAAVLQRVSNMDSTKAISVSRRSSEEIKRDMSAPDASSTSLMAMSAASSPLSLSSSSPTASVTPTARSRLREERKDPLSALAREYGGSKRNALLKWCQKKTEGYQNIDITNFSSSWNDGLAFCAVLHTYLPAHIPYQELTSQEKRRNFTLAFQAAESVGIKCTLDINEMVHTERPDWQSVMTYVTAIYKYFET; encoded by the exons ATGAAGAAGTCGGTCCGGCCAGCGGCGAGTAAGGTGAGCGGAGATCGAGGGAAGGCAGAGGCCACAGCTACCGCTGGCACCGGGAAGCCTGCACCTAAGACCAGCACCACTGCACCTCTGTCTAAG GTAAAAAGCAATGATGATCTTTTAGCAGCTATGGCCGGAGGAAATCCTGCATCAAGTAATGCCGTCAGCAGGACCAAGAGAACTGCCACCGTTGGGACTAATGCTTGCAGTCTAGACAGCAAGCCAAAGACAACTTCAG GTACTTCTTTTAAGCGTACAACCGCTTCCATTTCCAAGGAGCCAAATTCGTCACGAGACCGTCTCCGGACCTCCAGGACCTCAGCCAATAAGAAGCAGTTGGTGTCAGGGACCACAGCGGGGGATGTAGCTTCAGGGAAGCGCTCTCGCAGCCACATCCTGGCGGAGTCTGACGGCCGCATGAGCAAGTCTAAATCCGAAGGCCAGATCAGTGATAAGGTGGCTCTGGAGACCAAAGTGAAAGACTTGTTGGGTTTGGCTAAAAGCAAAGATGTGGAGATCCTCCACCTTCGCAGTGAGCTGCGGGACATGAGGGCCCAGCTGGGCTTGGGAGGGAAGGAAGCAGCGCAGCAGGAAGAAGCtgcggaggaagaggaggaggaggaggaggaggaagagaagaagccCCAGGTGTCAGCCATCACAGCAGCTGACGTGGAGTCCACGCTGATTCTCTTACAAGAGCAGAACCACGCCATCAGGGAGGAGCTCAACCTGCTCAAGAGTGAGAACCGCATGCTAAAAGACCGGCTCAACGCGCTGGGCTTCTCTCTGGAGCAGAGGCTCGATGCCTCTGACAAGCTGTTCACCTACGCCTCCCTGAGCCCGGACCTGACAGCAGGTAGTGGGCAGAGTGATGGCGGGGGAACAGGTACGCTGACGTCCTCGGTGGAAGGCTCGGCCCCGGGCTCCTTGGAGGATCTGCTCACAG GACACCAGCACGGAGGCTCAGCAGACAACCTGGACAGTGAATCCAGCGAGGTCTACCAGGCTGTCACCTCCAGCGACGATGCTCTGGACGCCCCTTCCGGAGCTTCTTCGTCATCTGAATCAGAGTGCGCCCCCAGCAGGGATCGCTCGCGGCGGGGCAGCAGCGGCAACGCCAGCGAGGTGTCAGTGGCCTGTCTGACGGAGCGCATCCACCAGATGGAGGAGAACCAGCACAGCACCGCCGAGGAGCTCCAGGCCACGCTGCAGGAGCTGGCAGACCTGCAGCAAATCACCCAGGAGCTGAACGGAGAGAACGAGCGGCTGGGCGAAGAGAAGGTCATCCTCATGGACTCCTTGTGCCAACAGAGCGACAAGCTGGAGCTGTATGGGCGACAGATTGAGTATCTGCGCTCTCTGCTGGACGATCATCACATATCGTACGGACTAGAGGAGGACATCAAGAGTGGCCGCTACTTGGAGCTGGAGCAGCGCTACGGAGAATTGGCAGACAACGCCCGCTTTGAGAGAGAACAGCTGCTGGGGGTTCAACAACATCTGTCCAACACACTGAAGATGGCCGAGCAGGACAACGCCGAGGCCCAGGAGATGATCGGAGCGCTAAAAGAGAGGAACCACCAGATGGAGCGCATCATGGAGTCCGAAAGACAGGGTCGAGCCGCCATGGGGGCGGCACTCGAGGAGTACAAGGCAGCGGTGAGCAGTGACCAGGCGGAGCTGAGCCGCTGCAGGACCCAGCTAGACCAGGAGAGGCAGAGGGTTGCCGAGCTGTACTCTCTTCACACCGCAGGGGACAAAAACGACATCTGCCAACTGTTGGAAGGAGTACATCAGGGGAAAGAAGAGGCGGAGGCCAAGGCGGCCAAGTTGCAGAAGGAGCTGGAACAAGCCCGCAGTGAGCTCACTCGGCTGCAGGAGTCTTTCAGTAAG CTGGACAGGGAGTACAGAGACTTCCAGGAGCAGGTGCAGCAGCAGATGGCCGAGCAGGAGCGCGTGCTGGAGAAGCAGCGTGCGGAGCTGCAGGAGAAAGACACTGAAATCGCAGACATGAAGGAAACCATCTTTGAGCTGGAGGATGAGGTGGAGCAGCACCGAGCTCTCAAGCTCCACGACAACCTCATCATCACAGACCTGGAGA ACTCTCTGAAGAAGCTGCAGGACCAGAAGCACGACATGGAAAGAGAGATTAAGATTCTGCACCGCAGGCTGAGG GAGGAGTCAATGGAGTGGCGTCAGTTCCAGGCCGATCTGCAGACAGCTGTTGTCATTGCTAATGACATCAAGTCTGAAGCACAGGAGGAGATCGGGGACCTGCGGCGCCGGCTGCAGGAAACCCAGGAGAAGAACGAGAAGCTGTGCAAGGAGCTGGACGAGGTCAAGAGCCGCAA GCAGGATGAGGAGAGAGGCCGAGTGTATAACTACATGAATGCAGTGGAGAGGGACCTGGCTGCTCTCAGGCAGGGAATGGGTCTCAGCCGGCGATCCTCCACCTCCTCAGAGCCCTCGCCGACCGTCAAAACACTCATCAAAAGCTTCGACAGTGCGTCACAAG GTCCACCCTCCAATGGCAGTGCCTCTGTGACTCCAACAGCCTCGGCTGCTCCGCTGCCACGCACCCCCCTCAGCCCCAGTCCCATGAAGACGCCACCAGCAGCTGCTGTTTCACCCATACAG AGACACTCCGTATCTGGCTCTATGTCAGCAGCCAAGCCGCTCTCCTCCCTGAGCGATAAGAGGCCCAGCTACACAGACATCACCATGCCAG CTGAGCACCTTCTCAGGGGAACCTCGGCTAGCCGGCCTGCGGCTGTCCTCCAGAGGGTCTCCAACATGGACTCCACCAAGGCAATATCAG TGTCCCGCCGGAGCAGTGAGGAGATAAAGAGGGACATGTCTGCCCCAGACGCCTCCTCAACCTCCCTGATGGCTATGAGTGCTGCCTCCTCCCCGCTctccctgtcctcctcctcccccaccgCCTCCGTCACCCCCACAGCACGCAGCCGTCTAAG agaagaaagaaaggaccCACTGTCAGCACTGGCTAGAGAGTATGGAGGCTCCAAGAGAAATGCTTTGCTAAAGTGGTGCCAGAAGAAGACTGAGGGTTATCAG aaTATTGATATCACAAACTTCAGCAGCAGTTGGAATGATGGCCTGGCCTTCTGCGCTGTGCTTCACACCTACCTGCCTGCACACATCCCCTACCAGGAGCTCACCAGCCAGGAGAAG aGAAGAAACTTCACCTTAGCTTTCCAAGCTGCAGAGAGTGTGGGCATCAAATGCACTTTG GATATAAATGAGATGGtgcacacagaaaggcccgacTGGCAGAGTGTCATGACTTATGTCACAGCCATATACAAGTACTTTGAAACCTGA
- the LOC116686653 gene encoding cytospin-A isoform X2 gives MKKSVRPAASKVSGDRGKAEATATAGTGKPAPKTSTTAPLSKVKSNDDLLAAMAGGNPASSNAVSRTKRTATVGTNACSLDSKPKTTSGTSFKRTTASISKEPNSSRDRLRTSRTSANKKQLVSGTTAGDVASGKRSRSHILAESDGRMSKSKSEGQISDKVALETKVKDLLGLAKSKDVEILHLRSELRDMRAQLGLGGKEAAQQEEAAEEEEEEEEEEEKKPQVSAITAADVESTLILLQEQNHAIREELNLLKSENRMLKDRLNALGFSLEQRLDASDKLFTYASLSPDLTAGSGQSDGGGTGTLTSSVEGSAPGSLEDLLTGHQHGGSADNLDSESSEVYQAVTSSDDALDAPSGASSSSESECAPSRDRSRRGSSGNASEVSVACLTERIHQMEENQHSTAEELQATLQELADLQQITQELNGENERLGEEKVILMDSLCQQSDKLELYGRQIEYLRSLLDDHHISYGLEEDIKSGRYLELEQRYGELADNARFEREQLLGVQQHLSNTLKMAEQDNAEAQEMIGALKERNHQMERIMESERQGRAAMGAALEEYKAAVSSDQAELSRCRTQLDQERQRVAELYSLHTAGDKNDICQLLEGVHQGKEEAEAKAAKLQKELEQARSELTRLQESFSKLDREYRDFQEQVQQQMAEQERVLEKQRAELQEKDTEIADMKETIFELEDEVEQHRALKLHDNLIITDLENSLKKLQDQKHDMEREIKILHRRLREESMEWRQFQADLQTAVVIANDIKSEAQEEIGDLRRRLQETQEKNEKLCKELDEVKSRKQDEERGRVYNYMNAVERDLAALRQGMGLSRRSSTSSEPSPTVKTLIKSFDSPPSNGSASVTPTASAAPLPRTPLSPSPMKTPPAAAVSPIQRHSVSGSMSAAKPLSSLSDKRPSYTDITMPAEHLLRGTSASRPAAVLQRVSNMDSTKAISVSRRSSEEIKRDMSAPDASSTSLMAMSAASSPLSLSSSSPTASVTPTARSRLREERKDPLSALAREYGGSKRNALLKWCQKKTEGYQNIDITNFSSSWNDGLAFCAVLHTYLPAHIPYQELTSQEKRRNFTLAFQAAESVGIKCTLDINEMVHTERPDWQSVMTYVTAIYKYFET, from the exons ATGAAGAAGTCGGTCCGGCCAGCGGCGAGTAAGGTGAGCGGAGATCGAGGGAAGGCAGAGGCCACAGCTACCGCTGGCACCGGGAAGCCTGCACCTAAGACCAGCACCACTGCACCTCTGTCTAAG GTAAAAAGCAATGATGATCTTTTAGCAGCTATGGCCGGAGGAAATCCTGCATCAAGTAATGCCGTCAGCAGGACCAAGAGAACTGCCACCGTTGGGACTAATGCTTGCAGTCTAGACAGCAAGCCAAAGACAACTTCAG GTACTTCTTTTAAGCGTACAACCGCTTCCATTTCCAAGGAGCCAAATTCGTCACGAGACCGTCTCCGGACCTCCAGGACCTCAGCCAATAAGAAGCAGTTGGTGTCAGGGACCACAGCGGGGGATGTAGCTTCAGGGAAGCGCTCTCGCAGCCACATCCTGGCGGAGTCTGACGGCCGCATGAGCAAGTCTAAATCCGAAGGCCAGATCAGTGATAAGGTGGCTCTGGAGACCAAAGTGAAAGACTTGTTGGGTTTGGCTAAAAGCAAAGATGTGGAGATCCTCCACCTTCGCAGTGAGCTGCGGGACATGAGGGCCCAGCTGGGCTTGGGAGGGAAGGAAGCAGCGCAGCAGGAAGAAGCtgcggaggaagaggaggaggaggaggaggaggaagagaagaagccCCAGGTGTCAGCCATCACAGCAGCTGACGTGGAGTCCACGCTGATTCTCTTACAAGAGCAGAACCACGCCATCAGGGAGGAGCTCAACCTGCTCAAGAGTGAGAACCGCATGCTAAAAGACCGGCTCAACGCGCTGGGCTTCTCTCTGGAGCAGAGGCTCGATGCCTCTGACAAGCTGTTCACCTACGCCTCCCTGAGCCCGGACCTGACAGCAGGTAGTGGGCAGAGTGATGGCGGGGGAACAGGTACGCTGACGTCCTCGGTGGAAGGCTCGGCCCCGGGCTCCTTGGAGGATCTGCTCACAG GACACCAGCACGGAGGCTCAGCAGACAACCTGGACAGTGAATCCAGCGAGGTCTACCAGGCTGTCACCTCCAGCGACGATGCTCTGGACGCCCCTTCCGGAGCTTCTTCGTCATCTGAATCAGAGTGCGCCCCCAGCAGGGATCGCTCGCGGCGGGGCAGCAGCGGCAACGCCAGCGAGGTGTCAGTGGCCTGTCTGACGGAGCGCATCCACCAGATGGAGGAGAACCAGCACAGCACCGCCGAGGAGCTCCAGGCCACGCTGCAGGAGCTGGCAGACCTGCAGCAAATCACCCAGGAGCTGAACGGAGAGAACGAGCGGCTGGGCGAAGAGAAGGTCATCCTCATGGACTCCTTGTGCCAACAGAGCGACAAGCTGGAGCTGTATGGGCGACAGATTGAGTATCTGCGCTCTCTGCTGGACGATCATCACATATCGTACGGACTAGAGGAGGACATCAAGAGTGGCCGCTACTTGGAGCTGGAGCAGCGCTACGGAGAATTGGCAGACAACGCCCGCTTTGAGAGAGAACAGCTGCTGGGGGTTCAACAACATCTGTCCAACACACTGAAGATGGCCGAGCAGGACAACGCCGAGGCCCAGGAGATGATCGGAGCGCTAAAAGAGAGGAACCACCAGATGGAGCGCATCATGGAGTCCGAAAGACAGGGTCGAGCCGCCATGGGGGCGGCACTCGAGGAGTACAAGGCAGCGGTGAGCAGTGACCAGGCGGAGCTGAGCCGCTGCAGGACCCAGCTAGACCAGGAGAGGCAGAGGGTTGCCGAGCTGTACTCTCTTCACACCGCAGGGGACAAAAACGACATCTGCCAACTGTTGGAAGGAGTACATCAGGGGAAAGAAGAGGCGGAGGCCAAGGCGGCCAAGTTGCAGAAGGAGCTGGAACAAGCCCGCAGTGAGCTCACTCGGCTGCAGGAGTCTTTCAGTAAG CTGGACAGGGAGTACAGAGACTTCCAGGAGCAGGTGCAGCAGCAGATGGCCGAGCAGGAGCGCGTGCTGGAGAAGCAGCGTGCGGAGCTGCAGGAGAAAGACACTGAAATCGCAGACATGAAGGAAACCATCTTTGAGCTGGAGGATGAGGTGGAGCAGCACCGAGCTCTCAAGCTCCACGACAACCTCATCATCACAGACCTGGAGA ACTCTCTGAAGAAGCTGCAGGACCAGAAGCACGACATGGAAAGAGAGATTAAGATTCTGCACCGCAGGCTGAGG GAGGAGTCAATGGAGTGGCGTCAGTTCCAGGCCGATCTGCAGACAGCTGTTGTCATTGCTAATGACATCAAGTCTGAAGCACAGGAGGAGATCGGGGACCTGCGGCGCCGGCTGCAGGAAACCCAGGAGAAGAACGAGAAGCTGTGCAAGGAGCTGGACGAGGTCAAGAGCCGCAA GCAGGATGAGGAGAGAGGCCGAGTGTATAACTACATGAATGCAGTGGAGAGGGACCTGGCTGCTCTCAGGCAGGGAATGGGTCTCAGCCGGCGATCCTCCACCTCCTCAGAGCCCTCGCCGACCGTCAAAACACTCATCAAAAGCTTCGACA GTCCACCCTCCAATGGCAGTGCCTCTGTGACTCCAACAGCCTCGGCTGCTCCGCTGCCACGCACCCCCCTCAGCCCCAGTCCCATGAAGACGCCACCAGCAGCTGCTGTTTCACCCATACAG AGACACTCCGTATCTGGCTCTATGTCAGCAGCCAAGCCGCTCTCCTCCCTGAGCGATAAGAGGCCCAGCTACACAGACATCACCATGCCAG CTGAGCACCTTCTCAGGGGAACCTCGGCTAGCCGGCCTGCGGCTGTCCTCCAGAGGGTCTCCAACATGGACTCCACCAAGGCAATATCAG TGTCCCGCCGGAGCAGTGAGGAGATAAAGAGGGACATGTCTGCCCCAGACGCCTCCTCAACCTCCCTGATGGCTATGAGTGCTGCCTCCTCCCCGCTctccctgtcctcctcctcccccaccgCCTCCGTCACCCCCACAGCACGCAGCCGTCTAAG agaagaaagaaaggaccCACTGTCAGCACTGGCTAGAGAGTATGGAGGCTCCAAGAGAAATGCTTTGCTAAAGTGGTGCCAGAAGAAGACTGAGGGTTATCAG aaTATTGATATCACAAACTTCAGCAGCAGTTGGAATGATGGCCTGGCCTTCTGCGCTGTGCTTCACACCTACCTGCCTGCACACATCCCCTACCAGGAGCTCACCAGCCAGGAGAAG aGAAGAAACTTCACCTTAGCTTTCCAAGCTGCAGAGAGTGTGGGCATCAAATGCACTTTG GATATAAATGAGATGGtgcacacagaaaggcccgacTGGCAGAGTGTCATGACTTATGTCACAGCCATATACAAGTACTTTGAAACCTGA